In Desulfosporosinus youngiae DSM 17734, the genomic stretch CAGGCATAATACCCTTTGCTGAGGTCAAGAAGGGGGAATACTTTCGTAAATTCCTCCGGGTGCGCCGCGTCCCTTCGAATGTCATAATTTTTGGCTGCCACATTTTCTCCTGCAGCATCTTTAATGTATAAGGCTTTACCCTGATGATACGGCGCTTTACCTACGGCCGTGTACCGGATGATCGTTTCTCCCTTCTCGTTGGCAATGTCCCTGATAATCAGTTTGCCCAGCTTTCCCTGGGGAAGCTCCAGTGGGAATTTGCCATCTAAAACTCTGCTTTCGCTGGGAATTTCTATGACTTGGGCTACCTGAGTCTTCTGGGCCTTAGGCTCCAAGCTAACCTTAACATCTTTGGGCAAACTATGAAGGTAAGGAATGACGGTCAGATAGCGCGAGAGGCCATTGGTTTTTTCAAACTGCATCGATCCTGTAAAGGGGCCAATGCCCCCCTGGCTCGCGCTTTTCGGCGCAAGCTCCGCTCCCTGGTCATCAAAAGCAATCCATGAGTAATGAGATCCCCTGTTGTTTATATCTTGATCCTTATAGACCCCGCTGTAAAATATCGTCGTATCAATGGGGGATAAAACCACTTTGTCGATGGTGAGCACCTGGTCCGGCAGATCAACCTTAACCTTTGGATTAAAAACCGTGCTGTTTTTGATCAGCTCATCTTTGGACACAGTAAAGGCAAAATCCCAATTGCCCGTTACCCCCAATATTTCTTTGACATTGATATCAACCTTCAGCTTATTAAAGAATGCGGAAGGAGCATAATCAAACTCACTGCTTCCGACGTAGGTAAAATCATCGATAAACTCCCCTCTGGCACCGCCCCCCCCTAAATTACTGCCGTTAACCTTCGTAGCCTCAAACAAATCTGCCAACCATAAATCTTTAGCCTCAATTTTGACGCCGCTTTTAATGGTATAACCTAAAGTAATCTTTGTGTCGTCAGCCAGGGCCTCATTGATGGTCACCGTGATGCCCTGATCGGTCACACTTTTGTCCACCAGCTGGGAATAGGCCGCATAGTCTCCCTGATAGCCGAATTTATCGTTAAACATCTGAAGAACGGAATTAACCAGAGGAAGGTTCCTGGCCCAAACGGGAGATGTTGTTTCCAGGGCAATGACTGCTGCCAGCAAGATAACGGCCGCTATGGAACCGAGGCGCAGGATTTTCCAAGACCGGATGCTTCTGATTTTTCCCTTGAGCTTTTTCTTGATTCTTTCTCTTTGCCATTCCGGCACTTCATATCCTGCGGAATCCAACTCTTCCTCATCCAGCCGGAAATAATTTAACAGCTTTAAAATATCTTTTTCTTCCAGCGGCAGATCCTTATCAGACATCAGAGCATTTCTCCTTTCCCAAATACCAGCTTTTCCTTCAAATACTGACGGCCCCTGGAAAGCCGTTTATCCACCACATTCCTGTCCACGGAAAAAGCCCTTGCTATATTCTCTATTCCTTCACCCAGAAAGTAACGCCGGATAAAAATTTCCCTGTCTTCATCCTTCATGTCATTGATGGCATTCATAAGTTCTTTTCTGTTTTCCTTTGTCACAACGATTTCTTCCGTTGAGATCTCTTTATACATAGTTCCATCGCTGAAACTTACCCATTGACTCTGTTTGTACAGCTTTCTCCTGCAATCAATCGCCTTATACTTTGCAATGGCTGCGATCCATGATTTAAAATCCCCTTTTGTTTCATCAAAACTATCGATATTACACCACACCAGCCAAAAGACATCGTTCATACACTCTTCGCTTATTGCTTCACAGTCACTGGCCGGAAGCACGCCGCGTATCACTTTGTAAACCAGGCT encodes the following:
- a CDS encoding sigma-70 family RNA polymerase sigma factor, which codes for MDNLNFIANIKRKNKRALEFVVDHYSSLVYKVIRGVLPASDCEAISEECMNDVFWLVWCNIDSFDETKGDFKSWIAAIAKYKAIDCRRKLYKQSQWVSFSDGTMYKEISTEEIVVTKENRKELMNAINDMKDEDREIFIRRYFLGEGIENIARAFSVDRNVVDKRLSRGRQYLKEKLVFGKGEML
- a CDS encoding DUF4179 domain-containing protein → MSDKDLPLEEKDILKLLNYFRLDEEELDSAGYEVPEWQRERIKKKLKGKIRSIRSWKILRLGSIAAVILLAAVIALETTSPVWARNLPLVNSVLQMFNDKFGYQGDYAAYSQLVDKSVTDQGITVTINEALADDTKITLGYTIKSGVKIEAKDLWLADLFEATKVNGSNLGGGGARGEFIDDFTYVGSSEFDYAPSAFFNKLKVDINVKEILGVTGNWDFAFTVSKDELIKNSTVFNPKVKVDLPDQVLTIDKVVLSPIDTTIFYSGVYKDQDINNRGSHYSWIAFDDQGAELAPKSASQGGIGPFTGSMQFEKTNGLSRYLTVIPYLHSLPKDVKVSLEPKAQKTQVAQVIEIPSESRVLDGKFPLELPQGKLGKLIIRDIANEKGETIIRYTAVGKAPYHQGKALYIKDAAGENVAAKNYDIRRDAAHPEEFTKVFPLLDLSKGYYACTSRFEYEEFLGNCQFTIELK